In one Lachnospiraceae bacterium GAM79 genomic region, the following are encoded:
- a CDS encoding deoxyribonuclease IV, whose amino-acid sequence MIYIGNHLSSSKGFEAMGKAALKLGANTFAFFTRNPRGGKAKEIDPADAKRLRSLMEEHHFGKLVAHAPYTMNVCAAKPDIREFSCNILKDDMERMEYLPGNYYNFHPGAHVGQGAEEAIPVIADALNHAIKPDQSTVVLLETMAGKGSEVGRNFEELERIIELVDCEDKIGVCFDTCHTWDGGYDLVEDLDGVLHTFDQIIGLDRLKAVHLNDSMNVRDSHKDRHQKIGEGEIGAEALKRIVTHPLLAGRPFILETPNDDAGYAREIAMIKSWADESME is encoded by the coding sequence ATGATATATATAGGAAATCATCTGTCGTCCTCCAAAGGCTTTGAGGCTATGGGAAAGGCGGCATTAAAACTTGGTGCAAATACATTTGCATTTTTCACAAGAAATCCAAGGGGCGGAAAGGCGAAAGAGATCGATCCGGCAGATGCGAAACGGTTACGTTCCCTGATGGAGGAGCATCATTTCGGAAAACTGGTCGCACATGCACCATATACAATGAACGTCTGTGCAGCAAAACCGGATATTCGGGAGTTCTCATGTAATATCTTAAAGGATGATATGGAGCGGATGGAGTATCTTCCGGGAAATTATTATAATTTCCATCCGGGCGCACATGTTGGTCAGGGAGCAGAAGAAGCCATACCGGTAATTGCCGATGCATTAAATCATGCGATCAAACCGGATCAGAGTACAGTCGTATTACTGGAAACAATGGCAGGCAAAGGCTCGGAAGTCGGAAGAAATTTTGAAGAACTGGAACGTATCATAGAGCTGGTTGACTGCGAGGATAAGATCGGGGTATGCTTTGATACCTGTCATACATGGGATGGTGGCTATGATCTTGTGGAAGATCTGGATGGTGTACTTCACACGTTTGATCAGATCATCGGACTTGACCGCTTAAAGGCTGTTCATCTAAATGACAGCATGAATGTGAGAGATTCACACAAAGACCGACATCAGAAGATTGGAGAGGGTGAGATCGGAGCAGAAGCATTAAAACGGATCGTAACGCATCCATTGCTTGCAGGCAGACCATTTATCTTAGAGACACCAAATGATGATGCAGGATATGCAAGAGAGATAGCAATGATAAAGAGCTGGGCGGATGAAAGCATGGAGTAA